In Planctomycetota bacterium, a single window of DNA contains:
- a CDS encoding metallophosphoesterase has protein sequence MSGVLQLSDLHLGRMPEHDAERCAIVVKTAVSYAPDLIVVSGDLCDDAPCQPEQIAIGQAFVETLEAVAPTRVVPGNHDVGNKPGIEHDALTRKRFDAWRQAFGDGWFREDLDTYAVLGLNSQIAGSGWEEEEAQLRWLDDQLADCERAIVFMHMPLDVPACVDAANERRDALAYWPVDPQPRAALTERLASKKVQLLCTGHLHNDAALPSATPPRRWCPSLSFGVNIPGVTGTIAHGDVIGCLHHTLQPNDVGSVLISVQLPVSPTMTL, from the coding sequence ATGAGCGGCGTCCTCCAACTCTCGGACCTGCACTTGGGGCGGATGCCCGAACACGACGCGGAACGCTGCGCGATCGTTGTGAAGACGGCTGTTAGCTACGCGCCCGACCTGATCGTGGTCTCCGGAGACCTTTGCGACGACGCCCCGTGCCAACCGGAACAGATCGCCATCGGCCAGGCTTTCGTCGAAACACTCGAAGCCGTCGCGCCCACCCGCGTTGTTCCCGGAAACCACGACGTGGGTAATAAGCCCGGTATCGAGCACGACGCGCTCACCCGAAAGCGCTTCGATGCGTGGCGTCAGGCCTTCGGAGATGGGTGGTTCCGGGAAGACCTGGACACCTACGCGGTGCTCGGGTTGAATAGCCAAATCGCCGGCAGCGGGTGGGAAGAAGAAGAAGCCCAGTTGCGTTGGCTGGACGATCAACTCGCCGACTGCGAACGGGCCATCGTTTTTATGCACATGCCGCTGGACGTTCCCGCTTGCGTGGACGCCGCGAACGAGCGTCGCGACGCGCTCGCGTATTGGCCCGTCGACCCACAACCCCGCGCGGCCCTGACCGAACGCTTGGCTTCAAAAAAAGTTCAACTGCTTTGTACAGGGCACCTCCACAACGACGCAGCCCTACCCAGCGCGACACCCCCACGACGCTGGTGCCCATCGCTTAGCTTCGGCGTCAACATACCTGGTGTCACCGGCACCATCGCGCACGGTGACGTCATCGGATGCCTCCACCACACCCTCCAGCCCAATGACGTCGGGTCCGTATTGATCTCCGTACAACTGCCCGTATCGCCAACAATGACGCTCTAA
- a CDS encoding CoA-acylating methylmalonate-semialdehyde dehydrogenase: MTVAKPSAADIADPTPVPRFIGGGWSAGNAEQHGDVFNPSNGRRIARVPLEEADAADAAVQAAKRALPAWAETPAVERARVMFTFREKIASRFDELARLITREHGKTHAEARAEVQRGLEMVEYAASVPALLAGDTFPQLAKGVDGETNRHPVGVCVGITPYNFPHMVPLWMFPIALACGNTFVLKPSEKVPLSAVRLTELLIESGLPDGVFNLVHGGKPMVDALLTHDDVDAVSFVGSTAIAKYVYATGTAHGKRVQAAGGAKNHLVIMPDADLDQAVKALAASAFGCAGQRCMAGSVALAVGDIGDALVERLVAHGRQIDAGPTDGNDAAEMGPVIHADHRNRVAAYLDIAKTEGAAVALDGRSLPTANDADGFLLGPSVVDHVTTDMKLWTDEIFGPLLSVVRVATLDDAIAVGDGCPYGNGASIFTNNGYAAREFKRRFNAGMIGVNVGVPAPMAWLPFTGWNQSFFGDLHIQGTEGVHFYTKQKMTLTRWFASAREAHHDPVWKSGDNS; the protein is encoded by the coding sequence ATGACTGTCGCCAAACCGTCCGCCGCCGATATCGCCGACCCCACGCCCGTGCCCCGCTTCATCGGTGGGGGCTGGTCAGCGGGCAACGCCGAACAACACGGCGACGTGTTCAACCCATCGAACGGGCGGCGGATCGCGCGGGTTCCGCTGGAAGAAGCCGACGCCGCGGACGCAGCCGTACAAGCCGCTAAGCGGGCGCTTCCGGCCTGGGCGGAAACGCCGGCCGTCGAACGCGCTCGGGTCATGTTCACCTTCCGCGAAAAGATTGCCAGCCGATTCGACGAACTGGCTCGGCTGATCACCCGGGAGCACGGCAAGACGCACGCCGAAGCCCGCGCCGAGGTGCAACGCGGCCTGGAAATGGTCGAGTACGCGGCGTCCGTGCCGGCGCTTCTTGCCGGGGACACCTTCCCGCAGTTGGCCAAGGGCGTAGACGGCGAGACCAACCGCCACCCTGTTGGCGTGTGCGTCGGCATCACGCCGTACAACTTCCCGCACATGGTGCCGCTCTGGATGTTCCCGATCGCTTTGGCCTGCGGGAACACGTTCGTGCTCAAGCCCAGCGAGAAGGTGCCGCTCTCGGCGGTGCGTCTGACGGAGTTGTTGATCGAGTCGGGTCTGCCCGATGGCGTTTTCAACCTGGTACACGGCGGTAAGCCCATGGTCGACGCGCTGCTCACGCACGACGACGTGGACGCCGTCTCTTTCGTCGGTTCCACGGCGATCGCGAAGTACGTCTACGCCACCGGCACGGCCCACGGCAAGCGCGTCCAGGCCGCCGGCGGCGCGAAGAACCATCTGGTCATCATGCCCGACGCCGATCTGGATCAAGCCGTCAAGGCACTCGCCGCGTCCGCGTTCGGTTGCGCCGGGCAGCGTTGCATGGCGGGCAGCGTCGCGTTGGCCGTCGGAGATATCGGCGACGCGTTGGTCGAGCGGCTCGTGGCGCACGGTCGCCAGATCGACGCCGGCCCTACCGACGGCAACGACGCCGCCGAAATGGGCCCGGTGATCCACGCCGACCACCGAAATCGGGTGGCCGCATACCTCGATATCGCCAAAACGGAAGGCGCCGCCGTCGCGCTGGACGGCCGATCCTTACCCACCGCAAACGACGCCGACGGCTTCCTGCTCGGGCCGTCCGTTGTCGACCATGTCACGACCGACATGAAACTCTGGACCGACGAAATCTTCGGACCGCTGCTCTCGGTCGTCCGTGTCGCCACCCTCGACGACGCCATCGCCGTAGGCGATGGCTGCCCCTACGGCAACGGCGCTTCGATCTTTACCAATAACGGATACGCGGCACGGGAGTTCAAGCGCCGCTTCAACGCCGGCATGATCGGCGTCAACGTCGGCGTACCCGCGCCCATGGCCTGGCTGCCGTTCACCGGCTGGAACCAATCGTTCTTCGGCGACCTCCACATCCAGGGCACCGAAGGCGTCCACTTCTATACCAAGCAGAAGATGACGCTGACCCGCTGGTTCGCCTCGGCCCGTGAAGCCCATCACGACCCGGTCTGGAAGAGTGGGGACAACTCATGA
- a CDS encoding nitrilase-related carbon-nitrogen hydrolase: MARIVRGALIQATLCEPVTSGVQKVKQAMIDKHVELIAQAASQGAQVCCLQELFYGPYFCAEQDAKWYELTEPVPDGPTTKLMMELAKKHRMVMVVPMYEEDMTGVYYNTASVIDADGTYLGKFRKIHIPHCDPGFWEKYYFRPGNLGYPVFETKVGKVGVYICYDRHFPDGARCLGLNGAEIVFNPSATVAGLSEYLWKLEQPAHAVANQYFVGAINRPGWEEPWKTGEFYGQSYFCDPRGQMVAQSDKRTDDDIVIADMDLDLIREVRNTWQFFRDRRPETYGAITAL, encoded by the coding sequence ATGGCCCGAATCGTCCGCGGCGCGCTGATCCAGGCGACGCTTTGTGAACCCGTGACTTCCGGCGTCCAAAAGGTCAAGCAGGCGATGATCGACAAGCACGTCGAGTTGATCGCCCAAGCGGCGAGCCAGGGGGCGCAGGTCTGCTGTCTGCAAGAGTTGTTTTACGGCCCGTACTTCTGTGCCGAACAGGACGCCAAGTGGTACGAACTCACCGAGCCCGTGCCGGATGGGCCGACCACCAAGCTCATGATGGAGCTGGCGAAGAAACACCGGATGGTCATGGTCGTCCCGATGTACGAGGAGGACATGACCGGCGTGTACTACAACACCGCGTCGGTGATCGACGCCGACGGCACGTACCTCGGCAAGTTCCGCAAGATCCACATCCCGCACTGCGATCCCGGCTTCTGGGAGAAGTACTACTTTCGCCCGGGCAATCTCGGATACCCCGTCTTCGAGACGAAGGTCGGCAAGGTCGGCGTGTACATCTGCTATGACCGCCACTTCCCCGACGGCGCACGCTGCCTCGGGCTCAATGGCGCCGAGATTGTGTTCAACCCCAGTGCGACCGTGGCGGGGTTGAGCGAATACCTCTGGAAGCTCGAGCAGCCCGCTCACGCCGTAGCCAATCAGTACTTCGTCGGCGCGATCAACCGCCCGGGCTGGGAAGAGCCTTGGAAGACCGGCGAGTTCTACGGCCAGTCGTACTTCTGCGACCCGCGCGGCCAGATGGTTGCCCAGAGCGATAAGCGAACCGACGATGACATCGTGATCGCCGACATGGACCTCGACCTGATCCGTGAGGTGCGAAACACATGGCAGTTTTTCCGTGACCGTCGACCGGAAACGTACGGAGCAATTACGGCGCTGTGA